The nucleotide sequence ACGCTGCAATGGTAAagattttctgtctgtcttaagagacagagggacagagggaggaagagtaATTATTCTGTATCCGTTCTGCACTCTATTTTGCTATCTCCTCTTTGCAGCACCGAGCAATGCTTACCAGAGACCTGACAAGAATTGCCAATGATTTCGCTGCTTTACTGACAAttcctcagtgtttgtgcaaGGCGATTTAACTCATCAAGGCTCTCTTCTGTGCTTCTGTTGTAAGGCcttgaaaaggctgtgtttgtgctgcaagGCCTTGAAAGGAGAGCCTCTAAATCTCTGCAAATATAGCGAGGTAGTGCTAACATTTGATTTTGTTAAGGCTGTGTGAAGACACTTTGTGCCACACTCTGAGTACACACAGGGGTATCAGTTCCATTTTCTGTTCTAGCTGTACGAGATGTACTGTGTTTACGCATGTTAGATGGAGAGTTTGGTGCAGTTCAGCATATGAAGACTCACCTCTGTAATATGTTTAGTttggatttttacattttgaatcaCCACTTTGAGTGACGTACTGGTTGATACTGTTTCTATGGGATAACCCTGCAGATCATCCATGTTATTGGCACAGTGCCTCGTCCATCTACAGGTACGGGGGACGTTATTATTTGTAGATGAAATGTTATATTATAATAACTCAGTGCAAGCAATGCTTAGTTGTGCAAAACCCCTCCGACTCAGTAAAAAATCTATATGACCATTTATACACATGACGGTAGACATCCGATAATTAATAAAAGCGCATGAGCTCAGGGTTGCATTCTCCTGCATAGaatgatataaaaatacataacgCAAGGTTCTGCAAAGACTGTAAAACGCCTCTTATGCTGCAGACAGCTGGCTGCAAAGGGAGCGGGCTGCTGTGACAGctcactgtttgttgtttttgttgttcctTTTTACAGGATTAACAACCAGGACTGAGAAATATGGTAATAATCAGATGAAAACTCCCAAAGAATATAatcaaaagatgaaaaaaaaaaacctgcagtggCTGTGGTGTGACAAGGTCTGAGATGTTATGGCCTAATTATTACAGCGTGAGCACCGCAGTGTGTTTGAATTGTCTCAGTCCTGAATATCAGTGATGAAATACGTTCGTCTCTTGTTGCAGGGGAGTTCAGCATTGCTTAGTGAGCATGTCCTAATGCATCCTACAGCCAATATACCACTACGTAGACGATGCATTTCAAAGGAGAGAATAGGTGACTGTGGCAGTGAAtagattcttttttctttacttcagGGGAATAATTGCACGCCACAGATATAAAGGTCATTTCAATGCAACAGAAAACGTACAAACACTCCCCAGCTTGCCAAAATTAGCCCGTCATTCATAGTCAACAGCAGTTGCAGGCTTCGCATCCACAGCACGTCGTAAATCCTTGGTTCAGTGGTCTATAGCTCAGGGGAGAATTCATATTCACAAACAATGAATAGACTGTCCCAGAGCGCAAATATATGTGAAAATCCAAGCTGACTGATATTCCTACGTAATAGACTTTGGATAATGGAGTTCATCTGCATGAAAGTACTTTCAAACAACTCCACATACTGTGCATATTACTCATTTGAACTTGACAGCATCTTGTTTTCACACGCGtccccaattttttttttttttttttttttcccaattcAGAATAGCGAACACTGAGGCAATACATTTCTGATTTCCATCCAAAGTTGTACTGTTGACATCACTCTTCCGACTGCAGGAAAAAATAATTAGTTTCCTCACAGCGTGcggacattaatattaataagttACCGACGTACATTCTGTGTCCCTAACTACTTGTCATTTAAAAACGTGAACCCATGAGAGAGTGCTCTAAATATATCTGCTGACAGATCCACTACAGTAATGAGCTTGAATCAAGTGTCTGTCACAGCGTGCCGCCATCACTCCTCCGTGACGCCAAGAGCCGCTTCAAGGTGATGGATAGGTCAGAGGTGACTAATTTTAGCAATAGTTGCTGTAGGTCaggttttcatcatttttcaatGAGTGCAATTTGGAAGAAAAATGTAAGACTAATTTGATCTGGAGTAATGGAATACGTCACACTTGACACTGTGGGTGCGaggtcacagaaacacaagacaaagcaggaaaaaaaggccAGTCGGGCCAAGTCCATTATGTTTTCAGAGCTCTGGAGGCCGTTTCGGTGAAGTGTCCAAAATCCTCCAACCAATCTGATAGGGAACAGCAAAAAGAGAGAGTTCAACAGGCCAACTCAAGAGATGAGAGCTGATAGTTGATCGAGTTAAACGTTCACAAGTGTTACCACTGATCCTGCCTGAGATagtttatttacatattcatcatttatcaaaaggaaaataaaaaagaagctttTTGGCATCCAGGTAGAAAATCTTGCCTAAAGAGAAAAGACCCCTGCAAATGCATATTATTCACTCTCATGCCCAGTCAAGAACTGGAAGCAAGCGTGTTGGCAGCAAGAGGAGGAATGATTTGTAATTCAGTGGAGTGGTGCTCAGGGGAAATGTAAAGATTATGGACaccttatttttatttaactcgAAGCAGCTATGTGCTGAAGCCAGTGGTTACACAACATTAATGTCTGCtctgttattttctatttaaaatcaGTCAACAATTTAATTAACCCTTGTTTCAAATTTGCGTCATAGGCACACTTGACAAGAAAAGATGCAATACCTCATCAAACATTTTGTCAGGGTTTGTGTCCACGCATAAAACGTCTGTCTCTCATTTTCAGCTGCACTCCAACATGGACAAAGGGGAAGGCAACGTGAAGTACGTCCTGACGGGGGACGGGGCAGGCACCCTGTTCCTGATTGACGAGAAGTCTGGGGATATTCACGCCACCAAGAGGCTGGACAGGGAAGAGAAAGCTATGTACACGCTCAACGCCAAAGTCCTGGACAGAAACACCAATGCAGAGCTGGAGCCGGACACCGAATTCAACATCAAAATACACGACATCAATGACAATGAGCCAAAGTTTGCAAAAGACATCTATTTCGCCAGCGTCCCTGAAATGTCAGAAGTTGGTGAGTTGTGGTTTAATTTTGACTCGAGAGCTGAATATATTTGGGGATTAATCAAGTCgtcaacaaagcaaaacaacttTAAGTTAATTGGTTTCTAATTCGATAAtgaattaatcatttttaatgGTCTCACAAGCAAAAATGCCAAATATTTGCTGGTTTCAGTTTGGCAATTGTGAGGATTTGTTTTGTATCACGACAAACTATCATTTTGAATGCGTTATCGGACAAAATATTAAATCTTAATGCGCTGGAGaattatatttgacattttccctttttcatGGATTAAATCATTCAACAATCaactgagaaaataatcagTGTATTATTTGTGAGGGAAATCATTAGACCTTGTTTACTTAATTAAGAATTGATGTAATTGCATTAAGGAAGAAACACTTTTCAGAGGATATATAAGTCACTGGACTGGTCTGATGTGACACTGCGTTCACTTCTTCAAAGtcatctgcatttttttgtgATTGTTATTTGTGTAGTCAGGCTCATTGGGCATTCATGACAAGTAATGTCATTTGCCATTTTAATAGGCAGTAGAAATATTGAAAGTTTAGATTGTCACAGTCTTTCCAATTAAGGATTTGCTTCACTGCGCCCCACTTCAATCCATTCAAGTTATATGAATAAACCAGTTGGCATGAATATAAACAAAGCTCATGAAAATAATGCATGCAACTTGAAATCAATCCTCAATTATGCAACCACAAATTAATACACGGGAGCAATCAAGAGTAAATCAAAAGCCAATTGTCTATATGACAAATAGCAATGTCCCCAGTGGAATTCATAATGTGCTGTTCTTAGATTTCTCAGCTGCATGAATGCTGGCAAAAGGTGGGTCAGGGTCAGCACTGCTCATCTCAGGACTAATAAACTGCCTTATATGTTCTGACTGAACACACTGGTTAATCAAGCCAGCCAGCCATGAAGAATCAGCAGCTCCCTTTCATGCTACCATCACTGGGACTAAGTGGGACAGATGTTCAAGGGTTCATTAGTATgcagagagacagtcagaccCAAACAGGACACGGCAGAGGTCCCCTGAATGCCAAGGACAGTATTTGCAGTGTGGCATTACTGAAACGCTTGGGTTGATTTTGCAGGACATAAGGAAGTGACTCCAGTAACTGAGCTTACATGTTTACCAGTCTTACTTGTAAACAGATAATGACTCCTAAATACCCAAACGTTAAAAGGTGGGAGATTTATTTAGTGTTTGGCACATTTTGTTAGGATCCCTGTTATATTGTGAAcgcttaaaaaaacaaaaaaacagagtcAACACTACCTTCCCCATGTAAGTagatatttctctctgttttacaTAGTTTGCATCGCACTGATTTATGTCCAAGTGctaattttggttttaattagtaatttgatgGTGATTGACAGcggagactgactcacgattgctCAAACGGGTAGTAGGAAGAAGTGGAGATCGTTTCTACGTCTTTATATAAAGTGTGTAGGAAAGTTCATGTACTTACTACGCAGtacatacaaatacaacatAATATGCTCAGTAATTCTGGCTTGTCAGTATTAATGTATTTATGATGGATCAGACTCTGTGGTCACCCAGCGATATattgctgcaggagaaaaatcTTCGGTCtcagtgacatttaaaagagACCCGACACTGTGGTTAATCAAAGTAGTAATTTTCACCGAGGTTCGAGAGGAGACGCAGCCACAGTCTGCAAGCGAATCACTATAGTTTCACAGGTTAGACGGAGAAGAGTCATTGTCGGGAGATGAGCTGTAGCTCccggaaaaaaaacccaaatatcAAAAGATACAACTTCAACACCATTTCATGATAAAATCTGACACAGCTTTTGAGTTCTCCAGATATGAAATCACTGATATTCGTATGTTCCTGGTGTTTGTACTGAGACATCACTGCCTTCCTGTAGCCAACTCATTTGACTTTCTACATAGCTatgttgtttgatttgaaaattagACATTACTCACTGGTAACCGGTGAAAGAGAAGTAATATCAGGGCTCCGCTGGTGTTCAAGCTGTCATTATGTTTACAGAAAATTCACCTCGGGGGAAGGACGGGGGAGTTTCTTGATCTTACTCAATATGTGCAGTGTCACTGCTTTGACTTTTAAATTGACTTTCCATGTTCTGTTTGCAGGTACATCTGTTGTCACCATTACTGCCAATGATGCTGATGATCAAACGTATGGGAACAGTGCCAAGCTCGTATATAGCATTCTGCAGGGACAACCGTATTTCTCCGTGGATTCTGAAAATGGTGAGCCAAACCCAGTGGGAACTGTTGGAGGCAGTTTCTAAAGTTAGTCCATGAACAGATCGCTTGTGCTGCTCTGGAAAGTGAGAATGAAACAAGCTGAAAAAGGATTTGTCTCCCGGTGCAAACTCAAAAGTGTACTTCactaaaacattttctctggaggaaCATATCAACTAATTCCTGCTTTAAACttcatatttagtttgtttctgtttatcttCAGGCACCATTAAAACAGCTCTGCCCGGCATGGACAGAGAAGTCAAGGAACACTATCAGGTTGTGATCCAGGCTAAAGACATGGCCGGACAGATGGGGGGACTTTCAGGAACCACCACCGTCAGCATCACTCTCTCTGACGTAAACGACAGCCCGCCACGCTTCGCTAACCGTAAGAGGCCATTTCCCCATATCCCGTATTGATTCCTAATAGGCTTTTAAACGTGATTGAACTTTTGTCACAAATCTGTCGTACATGCTTCAGACACGACCGCAGACACAAATGGGACGACGATAAATGTCTTCCACTCACTGTCACGTATAGATTCCTTTCGTATGACCGCTGTGGAGTCAACGGAGATCGGAGGCGCTATCGGCCGTATCAAGGCCGATGATCCGGATTCCGGACGTAATGCGGAGATGGAGTACAGCATCGTCGGTGGTCATGACATATTCAACGTTGTCACCGACCAGACCACACAGGAgggaatcatcatcatcaaaaagGTAAACTCCGGTTTGTTGTGGCTTTTAAACGTTATTTTATGAAGTTAAACTGCTTCACTCATCGTCATCAACTGGCATCAGTCAAGTAACTACTACATAAGTGTCGATGGCTGTGACACTTCAAGAATTGCTCAAATGTTTCAAAGGAAGAAAAGTCTTTCaagaaatatgatttaaaactTTTAAGCACATGATTGAAAATTAAACTCTTGAAAGGTTAAAGAATCAGCATTGAGTTTTTGGACTGTACgttttactttaaattgaaGCTGACTCCTCTTTTTATCTTGTATTATTAATATGTATGTTTCATTTCAGCGTGATGGCAGAATAGTGCAGCGTCAGATTAGAAAAATACCCTAATAACGAGTATTAATGCAAGACAGAGGACAGAATTTATCAGATACCCTGAGTCcgtgaaatgtaatgtaatctaAAATAGTCTTTCGCTAGAACCTTTTTGTAGTTTTCCAGATCAGTATTCCTCACTCGGTTTTTAACTAAGACCTTTCCGTATGAGAAAGATAAAGGACGACACATGAAGTGCAATACAATCAGAATCCTGGAGGGCTGCTGTTCTTGTGAAAAATAAGAGCTTGACCTCTGATGCTCTTTCGTTTTGCAGGCACTGGATTATGAAAGTAAGAGGGACTACGAGTTCAGAGTGGAGGTGAAAAACACCTACTTAGATGCCAGATTCATCCAGGGTTTGCAGTTCAAGGACTACGCCACAGTCAAGGTAACAGTGGAGGATGTGGACGAGTCCCCTGTTTTCACCAGGAACCCTTACGTCATCGAGGTGCATGAGGACACAGCTGCTGGCAGCTTCGTCGGTGTGGTGTCGGCCAGGGACCCCGATGCTGACAACAAGCCAGTCAAGTACGCTACAAGAGACAATGAGAAGTGTTTAGGGCCTAAACAGTGCCAGGCTGTTGGAGCCAAATGCCAAATCCCCTTTGTAACTTTTCACAACAAATTCATTCTCCTTGAGAATTGAGTGCTCACAACTTAGACATTAATCAATGACCTGTTAAGTAAAGATTTCCTCACCAACCCAGAGAGTGTGAGACTTCATTCTGGTAATTTTGTTGTTTCAAAACTCATTGTTCCAGCTTTAATTAAACTAGTTTAAaatcaataagaaaacaatCGGCACAAGATAGGAATACAAAGTCTCCTCTAGTCTTTTTAGAGTCGGGACGAAAACGTGCCCACTTGGCTTGATCTAATCCATCAGCCGCGCCATGTGTCAGTGCGAAGGGGGGAGAAAAGGATATTATTCATGGGTGCCCCCCTGGTGATTTCCCAGTGGAAGATGGCGGCGGCCCTGTGAAGTGAATACCGACAGTGTTTATTTCCCAGAATTATGTAAGCCCTCTGTGGCACAACACTAAGTCAAAGTGAAAGAGCTTAATTTGCTGTATCGACTCACACAGCTCAGTGCCGCCATTCCACACATATGGCGCCTGGCTGTCTCTGACACGGAGATGTGCCACTCTCGACCTGTGCCACGAGGGGTATAGTGTTGCATATTCAAGTTTCATTGGAATATGAAAGTTGACGATGACAAATGAGGTGGcacaaggaaagatgaatgtTTCGACAACACAGaataatttagattttgaaATGGGTGAAACATATTTTGAGGTTCGGAAGaataactttaaaaagaaatgatctaAACAGCATTAaattacagacagagacagatcaAACACAATGAGCTGTTACACTTGTTGGCATAAGagttaagtttttgttttgttctttcagATACTCGATTGATCGTCATACGGATCTGGAGAGGTTGTTCAACATCGACTCTGTGAACGGCACCATCACGACAATGAAAGCACTGGATCGAGAAATGTCCAAATGGCACAACATCTCCGTGGTGGCCACAGAAATAAGTAATTGACAAGAGACTCATGCCAAGTTTTTAGTTGCTCTTCATTTCCCCTCCCGTTCCAAGCTATTCATAACTGTCTCCTTCTTTCAGATAATCCCCGTCAGACAACGCGAGTGCCTGTGTTCATCAAAGTGTTGGACGTCAACGATAACGCGCCTGAGTTTGCAATGTCCTACGACACATTCGTCTGTGAGAATGTCAAAGCAGGACAGGTGCTTAAAATTCACGAGCTCACGcttgaaatgtcaaaatgattAATATTAACTTTGTATTTATTGCGACAGTAACACAAATTTGTCATCATATCTACAGACCATTACTTATTATGTTGCTTAATGATGTTGGTCAGAGTGGAGTTTAACAGTCACCCTGCTTTATACAGTAACTACATGAGTCATAATGTTGTGCAGGGTTCATCATATTGAAATGACAGTAATAATCTATCGAGTATAATCCATCCTAGTCATGATGAATCAATGCAAATGATGCAAAGCTAAATTGAGAGCGCACACGATGAGATAAGGGAACGTTAAATAATAAACAGAGTGGGTATTATTCAGATAATCTTATGAACAACATAGAAAAcaaatggatgtgtgtgttttttagatggaaaaagaaacagcttcagtgttttctttctctcttactTGGTTTTGTCCTTCACAGCTGATTCAGACAATAAGTGCTGTTGACACGGACGAACCCCTCGTTGGACACAAGTTTGTCTTTAGTATGAGCGCCACCAACCCGAACTTCACCATTGACGACAGGCAAGGTGAGATATCTGGTTTCACGATCCTCAAATGAATGCAAAGTGGAAGCCTTGAAATTGGATTCAAGGTTGTTTCAGCACATTtgtgaaatgtggttttgaCTTTGATGCAAAAGATTAAGGTTTAAAGTTTTGTCTTAATTGACTTACTCATGTCAGTGTCCTTTCTTAGAGAGATCTACACATCTATGAGTCATTGTGTTGTGAAAGACAGTGATAGTTGAGGCAGCTTGCAGATAAAAAGGTTGGACAACTTCAGGCGCTGGTTTCCTGTGTTCCCTTTTTATTCTCAAACGACTGCGATGACTTGCAGGAGACAAAGTGAGAAGactgcagcagagaagaaaCTGGAGTTTTACAAGAAAGTGCAGCAATCCAttttttcagaataaataatTAAGTGGTGTTTGAATCtatttattgaattattttgttttattcaagtCGAATaacaaaagttgtttttatatgcttGAGACTTTTGTTAGAATCACTGAGCAGACACCTTAGTGATGCAAATTAGGAGCCGTCTGtcacaggagagaagaggaaataaaatcctTTCCTGTAAGATCATCTCTCTAACTGAAATATCTCATCAATGACAAGCTTTGCCCATCTGCATCTTTCCGCAGATAACACTGCCAATATCCTGACGCGGAGGGGAGGATTCAGTCGACGTGAGATGAGCATGTACTTCCTGCCTGTCGTGATCTCCGACAACGACTACCCCATTCAGAGCAGCACCAGCACACTAattgtgcgcgtgtgtgcgtgcgacaGCCGCGGAAACATGCAGTCATGTAACTCGGAGGTCCTGCCCTTCTCAGATGGCCTCACCACGGGAGCGCTGGTGGCCATACTGCTCTGTgtcatcatcctcctcagtAAGTCGCCCCATGTATGagcatgtgtatgtgcaggtGTGAGACCGTGTACAtttgaaccctcttgtcagtcctGTACCGTTTGTTCACGCAGCCATTCCTTGTGCTGGAGTCGGATCGATATCATCCGTAACGCCAACTATGGAAAATCACAATCTGGCTTCAGAGAGATTTAAAGTCTACACAACATGGGGCTCCCTCAGTCTTAGACTCTGTAATGACCCTTCACAATGTCTTGCCCCTCTTAGTTACCGTGGCGATACCGGCCAAGCGTTCCattataaaacaacaaatgtgcAGTTCACAGTGATGATTTGTTGCTGCTTATGAAACAGCGGGCCAGTAAGTTTACACATGGTCATCTCGTGCATTCGTCTCATTTCTAACAAACAGAGATTTTTAAGAAAACAGTAACTCCCTCATTCATCTCAATTTGGGGAGGTTTGCAGTATCACAGCTGCCAAggaagatttttctttttgctgctgtgGTCACTTTATTGGCTGGACTCCGCCGGACAAATAAAGGCAGCTCCTTGAATTAGCTGAAAACTCCATGTCTGGCTTTTCTGTTTCCAGCCATCTCTGTTTAGAACAATATTGTTAAAAGGGTCTTTGGCCTCTGTGCTAGTGCTGAGGTTTGAGGATAAAGCTGCATAACTCTGGTTAAATCACTTTCAGCCATAGCTAGTCCTTCTATTGTATAACAATATTGTGAACATTCTGTTTAAACTGCTATTCATTTTGCTTGATAGAAGTTAATAGGGATTAAATTCATGCTACACTGAGTTTGCACAACAAAACCCGAAACAGCTCAAATATCCTGAATTTGGATAAA is from Paralichthys olivaceus isolate ysfri-2021 chromosome 17, ASM2471397v2, whole genome shotgun sequence and encodes:
- the cdh10a gene encoding cadherin-10a encodes the protein MLTNQVLLLLMLSILWPSSALPFTPGNIGKLFGMAESDGRVLQRSKRGWMWNQFFLLEEYAGNDHQYVGKLHSNMDKGEGNVKYVLTGDGAGTLFLIDEKSGDIHATKRLDREEKAMYTLNAKVLDRNTNAELEPDTEFNIKIHDINDNEPKFAKDIYFASVPEMSEVGTSVVTITANDADDQTYGNSAKLVYSILQGQPYFSVDSENGTIKTALPGMDREVKEHYQVVIQAKDMAGQMGGLSGTTTVSITLSDVNDSPPRFANHSFRMTAVESTEIGGAIGRIKADDPDSGRNAEMEYSIVGGHDIFNVVTDQTTQEGIIIIKKALDYESKRDYEFRVEVKNTYLDARFIQGLQFKDYATVKVTVEDVDESPVFTRNPYVIEVHEDTAAGSFVGVVSARDPDADNKPVKYSIDRHTDLERLFNIDSVNGTITTMKALDREMSKWHNISVVATEINNPRQTTRVPVFIKVLDVNDNAPEFAMSYDTFVCENVKAGQLIQTISAVDTDEPLVGHKFVFSMSATNPNFTIDDRQDNTANILTRRGGFSRREMSMYFLPVVISDNDYPIQSSTSTLIVRVCACDSRGNMQSCNSEVLPFSDGLTTGALVAILLCVIILLMIVVLFAALRRQRKKEPLIISKEDVRDNVVSYNDEGGGEEDTQAFDIGTLRNPEVMDANKLRRDIIPEMLFPFRRTSPIKDNTDVRDFINGRLQENDTDPTAPPYDSLATYAYEGSGSLAESLSSLESAATEGDQDYDYLSNWGPQFKKLAEMYIGKSPDRET